Within Halorubrum lacusprofundi ATCC 49239, the genomic segment GGTACCTTCCGAGATACCGGTCAGCCGTCCGATCTGCTTCCGGTACTCTCGCTCGTCGAACGTCTCGTCGCCGATCTCCACCGAGCGCTCACCGTCGAGGTCGTACCCTTCGCGGTCGTAGAAGGCCGTTCCAGCCTCGTTGTCGACGAGGACGCGCGCCACCATGCGGTCGACGTCGGCTGCGCGAAGCTCGGACTCCACGCGTTCCAAGAGCGAGGATCCGATCCCCGACTCACGGTGGTCCGGGTGAACGTGGAGCCAGTCGATCTCGCCGACACGCTCGCGCCGACCGACGACGTAGCTCTCGGCAAACCCGACGACGGTGTCGTCGACGACGGCGACCGGGAACACCGTATCGTCGTCACCGATGTCTGCGCCGAGCTCGTCGGGGTCGTACCACTCGTCGACCGCCTCCGCCAGCAGTGTCTCGTCGACGGCGTGGCCGTAGGAAGCGATCAGCGATTCGCGCGCGACCGTTCGGATCGCGTCGATGTCGTCGAGCGTTGCGGGTCGGAGTTCCATACCGGTTCATCCACGTGCGGCTACAAAAAACACACAGGCGGAACGAGTCGCGGAGGAGAGAAGGACCGTGCCGA encodes:
- a CDS encoding GNAT family N-acetyltransferase, with protein sequence MELRPATLDDIDAIRTVARESLIASYGHAVDETLLAEAVDEWYDPDELGADIGDDDTVFPVAVVDDTVVGFAESYVVGRRERVGEIDWLHVHPDHRESGIGSSLLERVESELRAADVDRMVARVLVDNEAGTAFYDREGYDLDGERSVEIGDETFDEREYRKQIGRLTGISEGTYKTEDGETVYVAFDESDRGSRAPFYVAYADDDLTQRYGYLCGNCEGTNIAIDTMDRMECRDCGNRRKPARWDAAY